From one Aquicella lusitana genomic stretch:
- the corA gene encoding magnesium/cobalt transporter CorA: MDMFSEVRKRARKAGQPPGTATYTGNKTPVKPVITVITYDADHAHEATGTRLEDCLPEAHKPAGTIWVNIEGLSTDVVTQVAKQFNLHPLTVEDILNVEQRPKIEEFDDYLFLTLKTLSWHPKESTFSVSQLSLVIGHDFVLSFQEADTSLFDVIAERLQSTSNQRMRQQGSDYLAYRLIDSVVDEYFVVLEAMGDQIETTEERIIKTPSPQSSRTLYRLKRQMLLLRKGIWPMREILGHLLHTEEKIITDFTRLYLRDVYDHTVQAIDTVETFRDMLSSMLDMYLSSLTNRMNEIMKTLTIIATIFIPITCIASIYGMNFTHMPGLRWYYSYAVVMGIMVLIAISMLLYFHRKKWI; the protein is encoded by the coding sequence ATGGATATGTTTTCTGAAGTCCGCAAACGGGCAAGAAAAGCAGGCCAGCCCCCCGGGACTGCGACTTATACAGGTAATAAAACCCCGGTTAAGCCCGTTATCACTGTCATTACCTATGACGCGGATCATGCCCATGAAGCAACAGGAACCCGCCTTGAAGACTGTCTCCCCGAAGCGCATAAACCAGCTGGTACCATTTGGGTGAATATCGAAGGCCTGAGTACAGATGTGGTTACGCAAGTAGCCAAACAGTTCAACCTGCACCCGCTCACGGTCGAGGATATCCTCAATGTAGAGCAGCGACCCAAAATTGAAGAATTTGATGACTATCTGTTCCTGACTTTGAAAACGCTTTCCTGGCATCCAAAAGAATCTACTTTTTCTGTCAGCCAACTCAGCCTGGTGATAGGACATGACTTTGTGCTGTCATTTCAGGAAGCCGATACGTCTCTTTTCGATGTCATCGCGGAACGGCTGCAAAGTACGTCTAATCAACGCATGCGCCAACAGGGAAGTGATTATCTTGCCTACCGGCTGATCGATTCAGTGGTCGATGAATATTTTGTGGTACTGGAAGCAATGGGCGACCAGATTGAAACAACGGAAGAACGCATTATTAAAACGCCCTCGCCGCAAAGTTCACGCACGCTTTATCGATTAAAGCGACAAATGCTTCTGCTGCGCAAAGGCATCTGGCCCATGCGGGAAATACTGGGACATTTATTGCATACGGAAGAAAAAATCATTACTGACTTCACTCGCCTCTACTTACGGGATGTATATGATCACACCGTGCAGGCAATTGATACGGTGGAAACGTTTCGCGATATGCTGTCCAGCATGCTGGACATGTATCTGTCCAGCCTGACAAACCGCATGAATGAAATTATGAAAACCTTGACCATCATCGCCACTATTTTTATTCCCATCACCTGTATTGCCAGCATTTATGGCATGAATTTCACTCACATGCCGGGGCTCCGCTGGTATTACAGCTATGCGGTTGTGATGGGAATCATGGTGCTCATTGCTATCTCTATGCTGCTCTATTTTCATCGCAAGAAATGGATCTAG
- a CDS encoding nuclear transport factor 2 family protein, whose translation MRKIILLAIMMLLFTTHAAYACSDEKQQAINKQNVVAFYNEVINNKNFAAASAYLGSRYTQHNPTAADGPEGLKAFIQYLRDNYPKAHSDIKRVFASGNYVILQVHSVREPGTRGRAIFDLFKLEKGKIVEHWDAVQEIPEKSANVNTMF comes from the coding sequence ATGCGAAAAATAATACTACTAGCCATCATGATGCTGTTATTTACTACGCACGCTGCTTATGCGTGCAGCGATGAAAAGCAACAGGCAATCAATAAACAGAACGTGGTTGCATTCTATAACGAAGTCATCAATAACAAAAATTTTGCAGCCGCATCCGCGTACCTTGGTTCCCGTTATACTCAGCATAATCCAACGGCGGCCGATGGCCCGGAAGGCCTGAAAGCGTTTATTCAATATTTACGCGATAATTATCCCAAGGCGCATAGCGATATCAAACGCGTATTCGCAAGCGGAAATTATGTGATCCTGCAAGTTCATTCTGTTCGTGAACCCGGCACGCGCGGTCGCGCTATTTTTGATTTATTTAAACTGGAAAAAGGAAAAATCGTTGAACACTGGGACGCGGTGCAGGAAATTCCTGAAAAATCAGCTAACGTTAATACGATGTTTTAA
- a CDS encoding aminotransferase class V-fold PLP-dependent enzyme, giving the protein MPTFPIKKLREETPGCREVLHFNNAGAALPPRAVIDAVKEHIDLEATIGGYEAASVSFDKTEQMYEHAAQLIHCDRSEIAFVENATRAWDMAFYSFKFKKGDRIITALSEYASNYLAFLHAARHTGVSIDVVRNDDSGQLDLDDLEKKLDERVKLIAITHIPSQGGLINPATEVGRMANAMGIPYLLDATQSVGQLPIDVRAIGCDFLCTTGRKFLRGPRGTGFLYARKSRLEQCDPPFIDLQAAKWVSDNDYVFRPDARRFECWEQNIAAKIGLSTAIQYALQIGPDQIWERIHYLSQRLRQRLSEISGITLRDLGQKKCGIVTFTSDRQTPEAIQLQLRLQKINVSISLEEYARLDLAPRKLSALVRASVHYYNTEEEIEHFCNTLQSIL; this is encoded by the coding sequence ATGCCGACTTTCCCGATTAAAAAACTGCGCGAAGAAACACCGGGGTGCCGAGAAGTACTGCATTTCAATAACGCAGGTGCCGCTTTGCCACCACGTGCTGTTATTGATGCCGTCAAGGAACACATTGACCTGGAAGCAACCATAGGCGGATATGAAGCTGCTTCTGTGTCTTTCGATAAGACAGAACAAATGTATGAACATGCGGCGCAGTTAATCCACTGTGATCGCAGTGAAATTGCTTTTGTAGAAAACGCAACCCGTGCGTGGGATATGGCTTTTTATAGTTTTAAGTTTAAAAAAGGTGACCGTATCATAACGGCGTTGAGTGAATACGCGAGCAATTATCTTGCCTTTCTGCACGCAGCCAGGCATACAGGCGTCAGCATCGATGTGGTTCGCAATGATGACAGCGGGCAACTTGATTTGGATGATTTAGAAAAGAAGCTGGATGAACGAGTCAAACTGATCGCCATCACTCACATACCTTCTCAGGGTGGACTCATCAATCCTGCCACTGAAGTCGGCCGCATGGCAAATGCCATGGGCATTCCCTATCTGCTGGACGCAACACAATCTGTCGGTCAACTACCCATTGATGTTCGAGCCATAGGTTGTGATTTTCTTTGCACAACAGGGCGTAAATTTCTGCGCGGCCCGCGTGGCACAGGGTTTTTATATGCCCGCAAAAGCCGACTAGAGCAGTGCGATCCGCCTTTTATTGATTTACAAGCTGCAAAATGGGTTTCCGACAATGACTATGTTTTTCGACCCGATGCACGGCGGTTTGAATGCTGGGAACAAAATATCGCTGCCAAAATTGGTTTAAGCACCGCCATTCAGTATGCCTTGCAGATTGGGCCAGATCAAATCTGGGAACGTATCCATTATTTATCACAACGATTGCGCCAACGGTTAAGCGAGATATCCGGCATTACGCTTCGGGACCTGGGGCAAAAAAAATGTGGTATTGTAACGTTCACTTCAGATCGCCAAACTCCTGAGGCCATACAGCTACAACTTCGCCTGCAGAAAATAAATGTCTCCATTTCTCTTGAAGAGTACGCCCGGCTAGATTTAGCCCCCAGAAAGCTATCGGCATTGGTACGCGCTTCGGTGCATTATTACAACACGGAGGAAGAGATCGAACATTTTTGCAATACCTTACAATCCATTCTTTAA
- a CDS encoding HAD family hydrolase produces MKTPSWQLQTPVNAVVFDCDGTLSTIEGIDELAKNNGVSSTVAHLTAEAMGKAGINPELYQRRLDLVRPRQEQVIALGHHYFANQVPDADTVVQLLKRLNKAVYLVSAGLYPAVKIFGELLQIPRENIFAVDIQFDALGNFFDFERTSPLVNNQGKRDIVNQLKSQHPAIIHIGDGLNDYVTHDLVTRFIGYGGAFYRENIAALCQYYIRTASMCSLLPLVLTQNECKELETDERMLYEKGVTAIQNGMVTV; encoded by the coding sequence ATGAAAACACCCAGCTGGCAATTACAAACGCCTGTTAATGCTGTTGTATTTGATTGCGACGGTACATTAAGCACCATTGAAGGAATTGATGAACTGGCTAAAAATAATGGTGTAAGCAGCACTGTGGCACACTTAACCGCGGAGGCCATGGGAAAGGCGGGCATTAATCCTGAGCTTTATCAAAGGCGGCTTGATCTGGTCCGTCCCCGTCAGGAGCAGGTCATAGCACTTGGCCATCACTATTTCGCCAATCAAGTGCCTGATGCAGATACCGTGGTACAACTGCTAAAACGCCTCAACAAAGCCGTTTATCTTGTTTCCGCAGGTCTTTACCCTGCTGTAAAAATTTTTGGCGAATTACTGCAGATTCCTCGGGAAAATATTTTTGCTGTGGACATTCAATTTGATGCGCTGGGAAATTTTTTTGATTTTGAACGCACTTCCCCTCTCGTCAATAATCAGGGCAAGCGTGATATTGTTAACCAGTTAAAATCGCAGCATCCAGCCATCATTCATATCGGTGACGGTTTAAATGACTATGTGACGCATGATCTGGTCACACGCTTTATTGGCTATGGAGGCGCATTTTACCGCGAAAATATTGCTGCCCTCTGCCAATATTATATCCGAACCGCCTCCATGTGTTCGTTGCTCCCCCTAGTACTCACGCAGAACGAATGCAAGGAACTGGAAACAGACGAACGAATGCTGTATGAAAAAGGCGTAACCGCCATCCAGAATGGAATGGTGACCGTGTAA
- a CDS encoding phosphotransferase family protein encodes MDEPILKCHWERFQAHVELDRETAAKLMSPYSCSPIATLTLLSEGCANTNYKITFKNDDPPVVLRIYVRENEALFREAAIHQRVKDCVPVPALLYADGQCSFYAYPYAIFEWIEGKLLREIILAKNEKAMAQCAYDAGTYLSKLRCIRFTEGGFFNADLTVRPFRPDENYLPYVEWLLQDPIVRQSLGETLHQSVHQLVSKHAYLLPDKNEANLTHGDYDPANILVREHNSEWKIAAILDWEFAFAGSYLLDIGEMLRYSHKLPESYEMNFIAGIKTAGVALPMNWKKQAKLMDLLCLLQLAHYNPPTVRPNLNKDVTSLISHTISHWHTF; translated from the coding sequence ATGGATGAGCCTATCCTGAAATGTCACTGGGAACGATTCCAAGCACATGTTGAGCTTGATAGAGAAACCGCTGCTAAACTAATGTCTCCTTATTCCTGCAGCCCGATAGCCACGTTAACATTGTTATCTGAGGGCTGCGCCAATACCAATTACAAAATCACATTTAAAAATGATGATCCTCCGGTAGTCTTGCGCATCTATGTACGGGAAAACGAAGCTTTATTTCGGGAAGCAGCCATTCATCAGCGGGTCAAAGATTGCGTCCCCGTACCCGCCCTCCTTTATGCAGATGGTCAATGCTCTTTCTACGCTTATCCTTATGCCATTTTTGAATGGATAGAAGGGAAACTGCTACGCGAAATTATCCTCGCCAAAAATGAAAAAGCCATGGCACAGTGCGCATATGATGCAGGCACTTACCTTAGCAAATTACGTTGTATCCGCTTTACAGAAGGTGGCTTTTTTAACGCTGATTTAACCGTTCGGCCCTTTCGCCCGGATGAAAACTATTTGCCTTATGTTGAGTGGCTCCTGCAAGACCCGATTGTCAGGCAAAGCCTGGGTGAAACACTGCATCAGTCTGTTCACCAACTGGTTTCAAAACATGCTTATCTGCTTCCTGACAAGAATGAAGCCAATTTGACGCATGGCGACTACGATCCTGCGAATATCTTGGTCAGGGAGCATAACAGTGAATGGAAAATTGCGGCCATTCTAGATTGGGAATTTGCCTTCGCAGGCTCTTACCTCCTCGATATAGGCGAGATGCTACGGTATAGCCATAAACTACCCGAAAGTTATGAAATGAATTTTATCGCAGGAATCAAAACCGCCGGCGTAGCGCTGCCAATGAACTGGAAAAAGCAGGCAAAACTAATGGATTTACTTTGCTTGCTGCAGCTCGCCCATTATAATCCACCTACCGTTCGGCCTAATCTGAACAAAGATGTTACATCACTCATCAGCCACACGATCAGTCATTGGCACACTTTTTAA
- a CDS encoding GNAT family N-acetyltransferase — protein MKTHSHEIITESCRLYLRKLTLDDIPNLLKIFADPIAMQYYPNTLNMEETQAWIERVLNNYRLHNAGLWACHLKATDEFVGQCGLHFQKNIDGRDEVEVGYLFVRQFWHQGLATEAAKATMDYAREKLGFRRLISLIRPENLPSRRVAERNGMVPEKEIEFKGYKHIVYVSEIP, from the coding sequence ATGAAAACGCATTCACATGAAATAATTACAGAAAGCTGCCGCCTGTATCTGCGCAAATTAACGCTGGATGATATACCGAATCTGCTAAAAATCTTCGCCGATCCGATTGCCATGCAATATTATCCCAACACATTGAACATGGAGGAAACTCAAGCATGGATTGAACGTGTCTTGAATAATTACCGCCTGCATAACGCCGGCCTCTGGGCCTGCCACTTAAAAGCAACCGATGAATTTGTGGGTCAGTGTGGATTACATTTTCAAAAAAATATTGATGGTAGAGATGAAGTTGAAGTGGGTTATCTTTTTGTGCGTCAATTCTGGCACCAGGGGCTCGCAACAGAAGCAGCAAAAGCCACCATGGATTATGCCAGGGAAAAACTCGGATTCAGACGTTTGATCTCCCTTATTCGACCTGAAAACCTCCCCTCTCGGCGTGTTGCAGAACGAAACGGGATGGTGCCTGAAAAAGAAATCGAATTTAAAGGCTACAAGCATATTGTTTACGTCAGTGAGATTCCATAA
- a CDS encoding DUF2062 domain-containing protein → MRPPNWLKKYIPDHKSLENASVLPILKRRLRHPALWHLNRVSVARGVAIGLFAAMIPVLPFQTLLAIILAILLQANLPIAVVFSWVNNPFTILPLVYLTYYLGNKVLDANGAAITVHEVAWDFTSLSGFWSSFSAWFFQFGKAFFVGLPIAAFGAALAGYVIVTLLWQGGVYLKQMWKKAGRKFR, encoded by the coding sequence GTGCGCCCGCCCAATTGGTTAAAAAAGTATATTCCTGATCACAAGTCGCTTGAGAATGCATCGGTATTACCCATTTTAAAACGGCGCCTGCGACATCCAGCTTTATGGCACCTTAATCGTGTGTCAGTAGCGCGTGGCGTTGCTATCGGCCTTTTTGCCGCAATGATCCCTGTGTTACCTTTTCAGACACTCTTGGCTATTATTTTGGCCATTCTTTTACAGGCTAACCTGCCTATCGCCGTCGTTTTTTCGTGGGTTAATAATCCTTTTACGATCTTGCCACTGGTTTATTTAACTTATTATCTGGGCAACAAGGTGCTGGATGCCAACGGTGCCGCTATCACTGTGCATGAGGTGGCCTGGGATTTCACCAGTCTGTCCGGATTTTGGTCGTCATTTTCAGCCTGGTTTTTTCAATTTGGCAAAGCTTTTTTTGTGGGGCTACCCATTGCAGCCTTTGGAGCAGCGCTTGCGGGTTACGTCATTGTGACTTTGCTTTGGCAAGGCGGGGTTTATCTTAAACAGATGTGGAAAAAGGCAGGCAGAAAATTTCGTTAA
- a CDS encoding DUF6506 family protein produces the protein MNKAGWVSIVMGLMSQVMAPPLHAETVSTQPVINQSGKHATMKFNNFIYIFLGPELDPKQHRAVIKTDKLTYTTVGIDFKHKEKVIEVAKEAVANGAQMIELCGGFGPLWIAKVTEAIQGKVPVGSVAYGPEARKPLVDLLS, from the coding sequence ATGAATAAAGCAGGATGGGTAAGCATTGTGATGGGATTGATGAGTCAGGTGATGGCTCCGCCTCTCCATGCTGAGACGGTATCCACTCAACCAGTTATTAACCAAAGCGGGAAACATGCCACTATGAAATTCAATAATTTTATTTATATTTTCCTGGGACCTGAACTGGATCCCAAGCAGCATCGTGCTGTCATCAAAACCGACAAATTGACTTATACTACGGTGGGTATCGACTTTAAACACAAGGAAAAAGTGATCGAAGTCGCAAAGGAAGCGGTTGCAAATGGCGCGCAGATGATTGAACTGTGCGGTGGATTTGGGCCTCTCTGGATCGCGAAAGTAACGGAGGCCATTCAGGGCAAAGTGCCGGTAGGCAGCGTTGCATACGGTCCTGAAGCGCGCAAACCCCTGGTCGATTTGTTGAGTTAA
- a CDS encoding LysR family transcriptional regulator: MGILDDTAVFAAVVQQGGFSHAAKYLGLSNGLISRRIAQLESDLGVTLIKRTTRQLHLTPEGELFWQHAQRIQQELDAALSLIQSSAQKPKGTIRVSAPLHFGRHYLTPIILKFLTTFNDIHIDLILSNQQQDPVKEGLDLVIRGAGYLEETSLKDSSLQMKLLFKEKIGLYASPGYLLKHGQPATPEALAHHITINYVDNRRLPDAAIWTYLLKNKKHSMTLKPQFNCNDIESGLIACTGGFGIGKFTELNVKHALQQQQLQPVLENYEWGHYHLYAIYPHQQALPKRTRLLLEFIHAHIKNLAEKLIG; the protein is encoded by the coding sequence ATGGGCATTTTAGATGATACAGCTGTTTTTGCCGCAGTGGTGCAACAAGGTGGATTCAGCCATGCAGCAAAATACCTGGGCTTGTCAAACGGATTGATCAGCCGCCGCATTGCGCAATTGGAGTCAGATCTGGGTGTTACGCTCATCAAGCGTACCACCCGCCAATTGCATTTGACCCCGGAAGGCGAATTATTCTGGCAGCATGCACAGCGTATTCAGCAGGAGCTGGATGCGGCACTCAGTTTAATACAATCCTCCGCCCAAAAGCCTAAGGGCACCATTCGAGTCAGTGCGCCGTTACATTTTGGCCGGCATTATTTGACGCCGATTATTCTGAAGTTTTTAACAACGTTTAATGACATTCATATCGATCTGATCCTGAGTAACCAGCAGCAGGATCCCGTGAAGGAAGGATTAGATCTGGTTATTCGCGGTGCAGGTTATTTGGAGGAAACTTCACTCAAAGACAGCAGCCTGCAAATGAAACTGTTATTTAAAGAAAAAATCGGTTTGTATGCGAGCCCCGGTTATTTGTTGAAGCACGGCCAGCCAGCAACACCCGAGGCGTTAGCTCATCACATAACGATCAATTATGTTGATAATCGTCGTCTGCCGGATGCGGCCATATGGACCTATCTGCTTAAAAATAAAAAGCACAGCATGACGCTCAAGCCGCAATTTAATTGCAATGATATTGAAAGTGGACTGATTGCGTGCACCGGCGGATTCGGCATTGGAAAATTTACCGAGCTGAATGTTAAGCATGCGCTGCAACAGCAGCAACTACAGCCGGTACTCGAGAATTATGAATGGGGTCATTATCATTTATATGCTATTTATCCTCACCAGCAGGCTTTACCCAAGCGTACCCGGCTGCTGCTGGAATTCATTCATGCCCATATCAAAAATTTGGCTGAAAAGCTAATCGGATAA
- a CDS encoding 3-phosphoglycerate dehydrogenase family protein, which translates to MFKIQTLNTISSVGLNQFPRELYEIASEIQSPDAILVRSHAMHDMTIPSSVKVIGRAGAGVNNIPIDALTKRGIPVFNTPGANANAVRELVIAGMLIASRHLCQAWNYVRHLEASGEHLEKEIEQNKKQFVGFELMGRTLGVIGLGSVGVKVANAAVNLGMRVIGYDPAISVNRAWELSANVKKAHHIEEVLMKSDFVTFHVPLTNETKHMINASRLQLVKPGVVLLNFSRDSVIDNQALAEAINEQKVFAYVTDFPHAELKNHPRVISFPHLGASTKEAEENCAVMIAQQVRDYLEIGAIGYSANFPSVETPQHHSGVRLSIVNINIPNMVAQISSKLAAAGLNILSLLNKSRNDIAYTLIDVHEDVNEQTLNAIKDIEGVVQLRRIVPVCS; encoded by the coding sequence ATGTTTAAAATTCAGACACTCAATACTATTTCATCCGTAGGTTTAAATCAGTTTCCGAGAGAACTTTATGAAATTGCTTCGGAGATTCAGTCACCTGACGCTATTTTAGTACGTTCGCATGCCATGCATGACATGACTATTCCTTCGTCGGTAAAAGTGATTGGCCGCGCTGGCGCGGGCGTCAATAATATTCCCATTGACGCACTGACCAAGCGTGGGATTCCGGTATTTAACACGCCCGGCGCCAATGCCAATGCCGTCAGGGAGCTGGTGATTGCGGGCATGCTCATCGCAAGCCGCCATCTTTGTCAGGCCTGGAATTATGTCAGACATCTGGAAGCGAGTGGCGAGCATCTGGAAAAAGAAATCGAGCAAAATAAAAAGCAGTTCGTTGGTTTTGAATTGATGGGCAGAACCTTAGGTGTCATTGGCCTCGGCAGTGTAGGGGTGAAAGTGGCCAATGCAGCCGTCAATTTAGGTATGCGTGTGATTGGTTATGACCCTGCAATTTCTGTCAATCGAGCCTGGGAATTATCAGCGAATGTTAAAAAAGCACACCATATCGAAGAAGTGCTCATGAAATCGGATTTTGTGACATTTCATGTGCCTCTGACGAACGAAACAAAACACATGATTAATGCATCCCGGCTGCAGTTGGTAAAACCCGGCGTGGTTTTATTGAACTTTTCTCGTGATAGCGTCATTGATAATCAAGCACTCGCAGAGGCGATTAACGAACAAAAGGTTTTTGCGTATGTGACTGATTTTCCGCATGCAGAATTAAAAAACCATCCGCGTGTCATCAGCTTTCCCCATCTGGGTGCTTCAACCAAAGAAGCGGAAGAAAATTGTGCGGTCATGATTGCTCAACAGGTACGTGATTATCTGGAAATTGGCGCAATAGGCTATTCGGCGAATTTCCCATCGGTTGAAACACCACAACATCATTCGGGTGTGCGACTGTCCATTGTCAATATTAATATCCCTAATATGGTTGCCCAGATCTCTTCGAAACTCGCAGCGGCGGGACTCAATATTCTGAGTTTACTGAATAAATCCCGAAATGATATTGCTTACACATTAATCGATGTGCATGAGGATGTGAATGAGCAAACGCTAAACGCAATTAAGGACATAGAAGGTGTTGTGCAATTGCGCCGGATTGTTCCCGTATGTTCTTAA
- a CDS encoding TerC family protein — translation MAETLDIALSLLTLTILEIILGIDNLIFLAIITQRLPKSLQPKARKIGLTLAWVTRLLLLAMGVWLIKLTQPLFEILSIGFSGRDLFLIGGGLFLLAKATQEIHNEIEPEVKNKGITTSATSSMGLVVTQIALLDIIFSFDSVLTAIGLTQRYWIMVIAITIAIITMLFASEPLSKFVEKHPTIKMLALSFLILIGMVLLADGFEFHVPRGYIYFAMGFSLFVEMLNLVRRKRYKQR, via the coding sequence ATGGCTGAGACCCTGGATATTGCATTAAGTCTGCTAACCCTGACTATTCTTGAAATTATTCTGGGAATTGATAACCTGATTTTTTTGGCCATTATTACGCAGCGTCTACCCAAATCCTTACAACCCAAAGCACGCAAAATAGGATTGACGCTTGCATGGGTCACCCGTCTCCTTTTGCTGGCGATGGGTGTCTGGCTGATTAAACTCACTCAACCACTGTTTGAAATCTTGAGCATCGGTTTTTCCGGACGGGATCTTTTTCTGATTGGCGGCGGCTTGTTTTTATTGGCAAAAGCTACCCAGGAAATTCACAATGAAATTGAGCCAGAAGTAAAAAACAAAGGTATCACGACCAGTGCGACTTCAAGCATGGGACTGGTTGTTACTCAGATCGCTTTGCTTGATATCATTTTTTCCTTTGACAGTGTGTTGACCGCCATCGGCTTGACGCAGCGTTATTGGATTATGGTGATCGCCATTACCATTGCGATTATTACGATGTTATTTGCCAGCGAACCATTAAGCAAATTTGTGGAAAAACATCCGACTATCAAAATGCTGGCGCTCAGCTTTCTCATTCTGATCGGTATGGTGCTGCTTGCCGATGGTTTCGAGTTTCATGTGCCCAGAGGATACATTTATTTTGCAATGGGCTTTTCTCTATTTGTTGAAATGCTCAATCTTGTTAGGCGCAAAAGATACAAGCAGCGATAG
- a CDS encoding NAD(P)H-dependent oxidoreductase: MNILYVYAHPSASSFNHKLKAHAQDSLGKHAMLLNSDLYAMHFNAVASWEDFDLDASALSPQYFFAQQQAYKKHKLAKDITAEIEKLARADHIIFQFPLWWFSAPAILKGWLDRVLVKGFAYDTGKTFDDGLLKGKTASCIVTTQSTEAAYQVNGIHGATMDAFLHSIHHTLRFVGMTIQAPFVVYGAFNLDAAREAQIMKDMDAYLNNLLAPVKTR; the protein is encoded by the coding sequence ATGAACATTCTGTACGTTTATGCACACCCCAGTGCAAGTTCGTTTAACCATAAACTCAAGGCGCATGCCCAGGATTCACTGGGCAAGCACGCCATGCTTTTGAACTCGGATTTATATGCAATGCACTTTAATGCTGTCGCCAGTTGGGAAGACTTTGACCTGGATGCTTCAGCGCTCAGTCCACAATATTTTTTCGCGCAGCAGCAGGCTTATAAAAAACACAAACTGGCTAAAGACATCACCGCTGAAATCGAAAAATTAGCCCGGGCAGACCATATCATTTTTCAATTTCCTTTATGGTGGTTTTCCGCGCCTGCCATTTTAAAAGGTTGGCTGGACCGCGTACTAGTAAAAGGTTTTGCCTATGATACCGGCAAAACCTTTGATGATGGTTTACTGAAAGGCAAAACAGCTTCATGCATCGTCACGACTCAGTCGACGGAAGCGGCCTATCAAGTTAATGGTATACATGGCGCAACGATGGATGCATTTCTGCATTCCATTCACCATACACTGCGTTTCGTCGGCATGACGATACAGGCGCCTTTTGTTGTATATGGCGCTTTTAATCTGGATGCTGCGAGAGAAGCACAGATTATGAAAGACATGGATGCTTACCTGAATAATCTGCTAGCGCCTGTAAAAACAAGATAA
- a CDS encoding VOC family protein codes for MAKAKKKTKMKKKVSVTKRLPGRRLKKKTAAKKKIVKPKKKIAKSRKKAVKGKKKKLSVVPQGYNSITPYLIVNNAAKAIEFYKKLFDAKEVMRMDQPDGKVGHAELRIGDAKIMLADEYPEMDARAPEAFGGSPVGIHLYIKEVDTVVEKALRAGSTLMRPVETMFYGDRTGTLIDPYGHKWYVSTHVENVSAAEMKKRAEKLFGSKSQSA; via the coding sequence ATGGCAAAAGCTAAGAAAAAGACAAAAATGAAGAAAAAAGTCTCTGTGACAAAACGGTTACCAGGTCGCCGGTTAAAGAAAAAAACGGCGGCAAAAAAGAAAATAGTTAAACCCAAAAAGAAAATTGCCAAGAGCAGGAAGAAAGCGGTTAAAGGTAAAAAGAAAAAATTATCTGTTGTCCCCCAGGGATACAACAGCATCACTCCTTACCTGATTGTTAATAACGCAGCAAAAGCCATTGAGTTTTATAAGAAATTGTTTGATGCAAAAGAAGTCATGCGCATGGACCAGCCGGATGGTAAAGTCGGTCATGCGGAATTACGTATTGGCGATGCCAAGATCATGCTGGCGGATGAATATCCCGAGATGGATGCACGCGCACCTGAAGCATTTGGCGGATCACCGGTTGGCATCCATTTGTATATCAAGGAAGTGGATACCGTTGTAGAAAAAGCTCTCAGAGCTGGGTCAACATTAATGCGGCCTGTTGAAACCATGTTCTATGGCGATCGCACCGGAACCTTGATCGATCCTTATGGACACAAGTGGTATGTTTCCACCCATGTGGAAAATGTGTCAGCTGCCGAAATGAAAAAGCGTGCAGAAAAATTGTTTGGCTCAAAATCGCAATCTGCCTGA
- a CDS encoding MTH1187 family thiamine-binding protein, whose protein sequence is MKVIAELMIVPIGIGTSFSKYIAECERILKKTNLKVQLHAEGTNIEGDLDEVLQAVRECIEAMHQMNVPRLLTNLHLSTRTDKGETIEDKIKSVEEQM, encoded by the coding sequence ATGAAAGTTATAGCCGAACTGATGATAGTGCCGATTGGCATTGGTACATCCTTTTCAAAATATATTGCTGAATGTGAGCGTATCTTAAAAAAAACCAACCTCAAGGTGCAGTTGCACGCGGAAGGAACAAACATCGAGGGGGATTTAGATGAAGTTTTACAAGCCGTCAGAGAATGTATTGAGGCGATGCATCAAATGAATGTGCCACGTCTGCTCACGAATCTGCATCTCAGTACTCGCACTGATAAGGGAGAAACAATCGAAGATAAAATTAAAAGTGTAGAAGAGCAAATGTAG